From Leifsonia sp. fls2-241-R2A-40a, one genomic window encodes:
- a CDS encoding response regulator transcription factor: MTSTRPEQPGINAPSGGRDAEPPIRLAILDDHELLLDSLASWIEKNAPEFDLVLRAGSWLELVHSDAFPTDLVIMDLQLKESVSIGARVRTCRAAGAKVVILSAVDTPEDRDAALAAGAVAYVTKSQPMTELVAAALSASGRGAGRSAPAPTAWRPKPLIPESARPRLSDGERQALVLYADGRTTSEVARAMNVQYETAKTYLRRVREKYGKAGRPTSSRADLIRRAAEDGYLT; this comes from the coding sequence ATGACGAGCACCCGTCCGGAACAGCCGGGAATCAACGCACCGTCCGGAGGGCGGGACGCAGAGCCGCCGATCCGGCTGGCGATCCTCGACGACCACGAACTGCTGCTCGACAGCCTGGCGTCCTGGATCGAGAAGAACGCGCCCGAGTTCGACCTCGTCCTGCGCGCAGGCAGCTGGCTCGAACTCGTGCACAGCGACGCCTTCCCGACCGACCTCGTCATCATGGATCTGCAGCTGAAGGAGTCGGTCTCGATCGGCGCGCGCGTGCGCACCTGTCGCGCTGCCGGCGCGAAGGTCGTCATCCTGAGCGCCGTCGACACTCCTGAGGACCGGGATGCGGCGCTCGCCGCAGGCGCCGTCGCCTACGTCACGAAATCGCAGCCGATGACCGAGTTGGTGGCGGCCGCGCTCTCAGCTTCCGGACGCGGCGCCGGCCGGAGCGCCCCCGCGCCGACCGCGTGGCGGCCCAAGCCCCTCATCCCGGAATCGGCGCGGCCCCGGCTCAGCGACGGGGAGCGGCAGGCGCTGGTGCTGTACGCGGACGGACGCACCACCTCGGAGGTCGCCCGCGCGATGAACGTCCAGTACGAGACGGCGAAGACCTACCTGCGGCGCGTGCGCGAGAAGTACGGCAAGGCCGGGCGTCCGACGAGCTCGCGGGCCGACCTGATCCGGCGCGCAGCGGAGGACGGCTACCTCACCTGA
- the msuE gene encoding FMN reductase codes for MSQPLSVVGVSGSPTHPSRTTVLVDEVSRSYAEAVGGVSRTIRLAPLLPELGAGPFRTNLSPVVVEALEAVENADILVVGSPAYRATYTGLFKLFFDHIGQYALVDKPVVLTATGGSDRHALLVEHQMRPLFGFFSSLTLPLGIYASESDFEDYEIRSQDLRDRIDTAVSRTLPLVRSDVETAARLAEPEFARPDAF; via the coding sequence ATGTCGCAACCACTCAGCGTGGTCGGAGTGAGCGGAAGCCCCACCCACCCGTCGCGCACCACCGTGCTCGTCGACGAGGTCTCGCGCTCTTACGCGGAGGCCGTCGGCGGGGTGTCCCGCACCATCCGCCTCGCCCCCCTGCTGCCGGAGCTCGGCGCCGGACCGTTCCGGACCAACCTCAGCCCGGTGGTCGTGGAGGCGCTGGAAGCGGTCGAGAACGCGGACATCCTCGTCGTCGGGTCTCCGGCCTACCGCGCGACCTACACGGGGCTGTTCAAGCTCTTCTTCGACCACATCGGCCAGTACGCCCTGGTCGACAAGCCTGTCGTGCTCACCGCCACCGGCGGCAGCGACCGCCACGCGCTGCTGGTCGAGCACCAGATGCGTCCCCTGTTCGGCTTCTTCTCGTCGCTCACGCTGCCCCTGGGGATCTACGCGAGCGAGAGCGACTTCGAAGACTACGAGATCCGCTCGCAGGACCTCCGAGACCGCATCGACACGGCGGTCTCCCGCACGCTGCCCCTCGTCCGGTCCGACGTCGAGACCGCGGCGCGATTGGCTGAGCCGGAGTTCGCTCGGCCGGATGCGTTCTGA
- a CDS encoding thymidine kinase has product MAKLYFRYGAMNSGKSTAMLQAAYNYEERGHRVLLAKPSIDTKGDLGILSRLGVTREVDFLITPDTDAYGAFQRHRERTIKRFDTDVSALLVDEAQFLTEAQVDDLLRIALLDGVPVLAYGIRTDFQTVAFPGSRRLLEVAHSLEELKTICRCGRKAIFNARKIDGVFVFDGDQVAIDGASVSYESLCGNCYLQESRGVLNNGRRHWPVDAAPAYVDEPDPDFT; this is encoded by the coding sequence GTGGCAAAACTGTATTTCCGGTACGGCGCGATGAACAGCGGTAAGAGCACGGCTATGCTTCAGGCCGCGTACAACTATGAGGAGCGCGGTCACCGCGTCCTGCTCGCGAAGCCGTCGATCGACACCAAGGGCGACCTGGGCATCCTCTCGCGCCTCGGGGTCACCCGGGAGGTCGACTTCCTCATCACACCGGACACCGATGCGTACGGCGCCTTCCAGCGGCACCGCGAGCGGACCATCAAGCGCTTCGACACCGATGTCAGCGCGCTCCTGGTCGACGAGGCGCAGTTCCTCACCGAGGCTCAGGTCGACGATCTGCTCCGCATCGCGCTGCTCGACGGCGTCCCGGTGCTCGCGTACGGCATCCGCACCGACTTCCAGACGGTCGCCTTCCCCGGCAGCCGCCGCCTTCTCGAGGTGGCGCACAGCCTCGAGGAGCTGAAGACGATCTGCCGGTGCGGACGCAAGGCGATCTTCAACGCCAGGAAGATCGACGGCGTTTTCGTGTTCGACGGCGACCAGGTCGCGATCGACGGCGCGTCGGTGTCCTACGAGTCGCTCTGCGGCAACTGCTACCTTCAGGAAAGCCGAGGCGTCCTCAACAATGGCCGCCGGCACTGGCCCGTCGATGCAGCACCCGCCTATGTCGACGAGCCCGACCCCGATTTCACTTGA
- a CDS encoding UDP-glucose/GDP-mannose dehydrogenase family protein → MRISVIGCGYLGAVHAASMAHLGHHVVGIDVDEAKIASLSAGRAPFFEPGLPEVLEGAAASGRLRFTTDFAAAADADVHFVAVGTPQAADGDAADMRFVDAAFATLLEYAKPGDLIVGKSTVPVGTAARLAALVAEKQPGATLTWNPEFLREGFAVKDTVSPDRLVYGVPDGEPGERAARLLDEVYASAVATGTPVIVTDYATAELVKVSANAFLATKISFINAMAEIAEVTGADVTKLADAIGHDARIGRRFLNAGVGFGGGCLPKDIRAFSARARELGLGESLQFLDEVDKINLRRRARVVDMVREETGRLEGVRVGVLGLAFKPHSDDIRDSPALEIAMRLAESGAIVTATDPQAVENARRRAPGLAFAESAEEAVRDADVVLLITEWPEFTGLDPEALGALVAQRTVIDGRNALDPAAWRAAGWTYRGLGR, encoded by the coding sequence ATGAGAATTTCCGTGATCGGCTGCGGCTACCTGGGGGCCGTGCACGCCGCCTCGATGGCCCACCTGGGTCACCACGTCGTCGGCATCGACGTCGACGAGGCGAAGATCGCCTCGCTCTCCGCCGGCCGGGCGCCGTTCTTCGAGCCCGGGCTGCCGGAGGTGCTGGAGGGCGCTGCGGCGTCGGGGCGACTGCGGTTCACGACGGATTTCGCTGCTGCGGCTGACGCGGACGTGCATTTCGTCGCCGTCGGCACCCCGCAGGCCGCGGACGGTGACGCAGCCGACATGCGCTTCGTGGATGCCGCATTCGCGACCCTTCTCGAGTACGCGAAGCCCGGCGATCTCATCGTGGGCAAGAGCACCGTCCCGGTCGGCACCGCCGCCCGGCTCGCTGCTCTCGTGGCCGAGAAGCAGCCGGGCGCGACCCTCACCTGGAACCCCGAGTTCCTGCGCGAAGGATTCGCGGTGAAGGACACGGTCAGCCCCGACCGTCTCGTCTACGGTGTCCCGGACGGCGAGCCGGGGGAGCGCGCCGCTCGTCTGCTCGACGAGGTGTACGCCTCCGCCGTCGCGACGGGCACCCCGGTCATCGTGACGGACTATGCGACGGCAGAGCTCGTGAAGGTCTCGGCGAACGCCTTCCTCGCGACCAAGATCTCGTTCATCAACGCGATGGCCGAGATCGCCGAGGTGACCGGCGCCGATGTGACGAAGCTGGCGGACGCGATCGGCCACGACGCCCGCATCGGGCGCCGGTTCCTGAACGCCGGGGTCGGCTTCGGTGGTGGATGCCTGCCGAAGGACATCCGCGCCTTCAGTGCCCGCGCCCGCGAGCTCGGCCTGGGGGAGTCGCTGCAGTTCCTCGACGAGGTCGACAAGATCAACCTGCGCCGCCGCGCCCGGGTCGTCGACATGGTGCGCGAGGAGACCGGCCGTTTGGAGGGCGTGCGCGTCGGCGTGCTCGGTCTCGCCTTCAAGCCGCACTCCGACGACATCCGCGACTCGCCGGCTCTCGAGATCGCCATGCGGCTCGCCGAGTCCGGTGCGATCGTGACCGCGACCGATCCGCAGGCGGTGGAGAACGCGCGTCGGCGGGCGCCCGGCCTCGCGTTCGCCGAGAGTGCCGAAGAGGCCGTCCGGGATGCGGATGTGGTCCTGCTGATCACGGAGTGGCCCGAGTTCACGGGACTCGACCCGGAGGCGCTCGGCGCCCTTGTCGCTCAGCGAACGGTGATCGACGGACGGAACGCCCTCGATCCGGCCGCCTGGCGCGCCGCAGGCTGGACGTATCGCGGCCTCGGCCGCTGA
- a CDS encoding metallophosphoesterase, translated as MTRGAFRPAASALALLAGAGAAAFAYGSLVERKAYTLREVSAPVLPAGAEPIRVLHLSDLHMAPWQHDKQEWIRSLARLKPDLIVETGDVLGHDRGLEGVRAAYAGFAGIPGVFVHGSNDYFGPQAKNPLKYFMGPSKKQGSTAARLDIASLTAFFRDLGWVDLDNRAAGLEVRGTHLEFFGVDDPHIRFDRVEAIPGALDELRENDPFSDDDTWPDQGPRTERQAVTIGVTHSPYRRVLDAFVTYGAAMIFAGHTHGGQVCVPGFGALVTNCDIPRAQVKGLSVWRHAFRSAYLHVSAGLGTSIYAPVRFACRPEATLVTLTAAP; from the coding sequence GTGACGCGCGGAGCTTTTCGTCCGGCCGCGTCCGCCCTGGCCCTCCTGGCCGGGGCGGGCGCTGCGGCGTTCGCGTATGGTTCGCTCGTGGAGCGCAAGGCGTACACGCTGCGCGAAGTGAGCGCTCCCGTACTCCCGGCAGGCGCTGAGCCCATCCGGGTGCTGCATCTCTCCGATCTCCACATGGCGCCATGGCAGCACGACAAGCAGGAGTGGATCCGGTCGCTTGCGCGACTGAAGCCGGACCTGATCGTCGAGACAGGGGATGTGCTGGGCCACGACCGAGGTCTCGAGGGCGTTCGCGCCGCGTATGCGGGCTTCGCCGGCATCCCGGGCGTCTTCGTCCACGGAAGCAACGACTACTTCGGCCCGCAGGCGAAGAACCCGCTGAAGTACTTCATGGGGCCGTCCAAGAAGCAGGGATCCACGGCTGCGCGCCTCGACATCGCCTCGCTGACGGCCTTCTTCCGCGACCTCGGCTGGGTCGACCTCGACAACCGGGCCGCCGGCCTCGAAGTGCGCGGCACCCACCTGGAGTTCTTCGGCGTCGACGACCCGCACATCCGCTTCGACCGCGTCGAGGCGATCCCGGGAGCGCTGGACGAGCTGCGCGAGAACGACCCGTTCTCGGACGACGACACCTGGCCGGACCAGGGTCCGCGAACCGAGCGACAGGCCGTCACCATCGGTGTGACGCACTCCCCGTATCGTCGCGTGCTCGATGCCTTCGTGACGTACGGCGCCGCGATGATCTTCGCCGGTCACACGCACGGCGGACAGGTGTGCGTCCCCGGCTTCGGCGCGCTCGTGACCAACTGCGACATCCCCCGGGCACAGGTGAAGGGGTTGAGCGTGTGGCGCCACGCGTTCCGCTCCGCCTACCTCCACGTGTCCGCCGGCCTGGGCACGTCGATCTACGCGCCGGTGCGGTTCGCGTGCCGGCCGGAGGCCACCCTGGTCACGCTGACCGCGGCTCCCTGA
- a CDS encoding DUF4012 domain-containing protein, giving the protein MPRRRWRLGHPVAIGVLVGIGIILLFAIVWICVRGYLAQRALNDAVPAADTIKTAITSGDLAAARRASDELSSHTHTAASLTSDPIWMTAEGIPWIGPNLGAVRTAAAASDSVASHVVGPLVAAGAAVDLRALAIHDGRIDLAPISAAQPAVAKAATAFTAARASVAAIETGALFSPVAGGIDRLHGVLDHAAPQIDAIDNAARLLPSMLGAAGPRDYLLAAQNPAELRSTGGLIGAVALVHAENGSLKLLRQAAGTSIGPWDAPVADVPVATTGLYGPLVGRFFQDANLTPDFPLAAATASRMWTTTYGDQIDGVIAVDPVVLSGLLKSTGPVTLPTGDRLTSQNAVKLLLSDVYQRYAEPAQQDDFFASAARAVFDRLSSGDVNSKKLVSALADAGESRRVLIWSAHPSDQKILGQTTLAGGLPESDLSTAGIGVYFNDATGSKMDYYLGSSVAAGSAVCRADGKPSTVVQVTLTNHAPADAATSLPKFVTGGGTYGVTPGFIKTRVAVYGPTGGLLAATLSDGKNLPTVSGLDRSRPVSLFTVQLAPGESQTVTVQFLNEQQSAANLSVVTTPTLPGDGSTPDVGAQNTVKPIVVQCSSVVK; this is encoded by the coding sequence GTGCCCCGACGGAGATGGCGGCTCGGCCACCCCGTTGCCATCGGCGTGCTCGTCGGCATCGGCATCATCCTGCTTTTCGCGATCGTCTGGATCTGCGTCCGCGGCTATCTGGCGCAGCGAGCGCTCAACGACGCGGTGCCCGCAGCCGACACGATCAAGACGGCGATCACCAGCGGCGACCTCGCCGCCGCCCGCCGCGCTTCGGACGAGCTGAGCAGCCACACCCACACTGCCGCGAGCCTGACCTCCGACCCGATCTGGATGACCGCGGAGGGCATCCCGTGGATCGGTCCGAACCTCGGCGCTGTGCGGACGGCCGCCGCGGCCTCCGACTCCGTCGCCTCGCACGTCGTCGGGCCGCTCGTCGCCGCCGGCGCCGCCGTCGACCTCCGCGCGCTGGCGATCCACGACGGCCGCATCGACCTCGCCCCGATCTCGGCCGCACAGCCGGCGGTCGCCAAGGCGGCGACCGCCTTCACTGCCGCACGGGCGAGCGTGGCGGCCATCGAGACCGGCGCGCTGTTCAGCCCGGTCGCCGGCGGCATCGACCGGTTGCACGGCGTCCTCGATCACGCGGCGCCGCAGATCGACGCCATCGACAACGCCGCCCGCCTCCTTCCCTCGATGCTCGGCGCCGCCGGTCCCCGCGACTACCTGCTGGCCGCCCAGAACCCCGCAGAACTGCGTTCCACCGGCGGGCTCATCGGAGCCGTTGCGCTCGTCCATGCGGAGAACGGCTCCCTCAAGCTCCTGCGTCAGGCCGCAGGAACCTCCATCGGGCCCTGGGATGCGCCGGTCGCGGACGTCCCCGTCGCCACCACGGGCCTCTACGGCCCGCTCGTCGGGCGGTTCTTCCAGGACGCCAACCTGACGCCCGACTTCCCGCTGGCCGCCGCCACCGCATCCCGGATGTGGACGACGACCTACGGCGACCAGATCGACGGCGTCATCGCCGTGGACCCGGTCGTGCTCAGCGGGCTGTTGAAGTCCACCGGTCCCGTGACGCTCCCGACGGGCGATCGGCTCACGTCGCAGAATGCCGTCAAACTGCTGCTCAGCGATGTCTACCAGCGCTACGCGGAGCCCGCGCAGCAGGACGACTTCTTCGCCTCAGCGGCGCGGGCGGTGTTCGACCGGCTGTCCTCGGGCGATGTCAATTCGAAGAAGCTCGTGAGCGCCCTGGCCGACGCCGGCGAGTCGCGCCGCGTGCTCATCTGGAGCGCGCATCCGAGCGATCAGAAGATCCTCGGCCAGACCACTCTCGCGGGCGGCCTGCCCGAATCCGATCTCTCCACCGCCGGGATCGGCGTCTACTTCAACGACGCGACCGGCTCGAAGATGGACTACTACCTGGGCAGTTCCGTCGCCGCCGGTTCGGCGGTCTGCCGAGCCGACGGGAAGCCGTCGACCGTCGTTCAGGTGACGCTCACGAACCACGCGCCCGCGGACGCGGCGACGTCCCTCCCGAAGTTCGTGACCGGCGGCGGCACCTACGGTGTCACTCCCGGCTTCATCAAGACCCGCGTCGCCGTGTACGGACCCACCGGCGGCCTCCTGGCGGCGACCCTCAGCGACGGGAAGAATCTGCCGACCGTGTCGGGCCTCGACCGCTCGCGTCCGGTGAGCCTCTTCACCGTGCAGCTCGCGCCGGGGGAGTCGCAGACCGTCACGGTCCAGTTCCTCAATGAGCAGCAGTCGGCGGCGAATCTGAGCGTCGTGACCACTCCCACGCTCCCCGGGGACGGATCCACCCCCGATGTGGGGGCACAGAACACCGTCAAGCCCATTGTTGTGCAGTGCTCTTCCGTCGTAAAGTGA
- a CDS encoding ATP-binding protein, whose translation MSLGLPSHLARPANSRALATAARWAGLVCLAAAVVNVATTSLANGNVTSWLTLLVLAPMVVLLLALARGRTVALTISYLLVGAVCTYFYVVALFMGTPAYHDTNLFVVALPVVAMTLVGGTGTGAPAGILWATLGFALAEAAVILAAATTDRDYVPDAISLGAYLLLVGVLAFDGLTRGTRSRAQSALHRAVRDARLIDLRRELVAASTADLHDTVLSELAAVARSQPGPLDERLAQRIEADLRGLAEGMLQPAGDGAAALADADPWYDSELHRAIEAARDEGLTVDISGDRAPYARLDEDARRALGLAVRQCLVNVVRHSGSASAEVALSAGAGSLSVMVVDAGSGFPASAPAGDRLGLRQSVGDRIARVGGTVDIYSSTDVGTTVILTVPTEPGAAVPGGRAG comes from the coding sequence GTGTCACTCGGCCTGCCCAGCCACCTGGCGCGACCCGCGAACTCGCGCGCCCTGGCCACGGCAGCGCGGTGGGCCGGCCTGGTCTGCCTGGCAGCGGCCGTGGTGAACGTCGCCACCACGAGCCTCGCCAACGGCAACGTCACCTCGTGGCTGACGCTGCTCGTCCTCGCTCCGATGGTCGTCCTGCTGCTCGCCCTGGCACGGGGCCGCACCGTCGCTCTGACGATCTCCTACCTGCTGGTGGGCGCCGTCTGCACCTACTTCTACGTCGTCGCCCTGTTCATGGGCACCCCGGCGTATCACGACACCAATCTCTTCGTCGTCGCCTTGCCGGTCGTCGCGATGACTCTGGTCGGTGGCACCGGCACGGGCGCGCCGGCCGGCATCCTGTGGGCGACCCTCGGCTTCGCACTGGCCGAGGCCGCCGTGATCCTCGCGGCCGCGACGACCGACCGAGACTACGTGCCGGACGCCATCTCGCTCGGCGCGTACCTGCTGCTGGTCGGTGTCCTCGCCTTCGACGGGTTGACCCGCGGGACGCGCTCGCGAGCGCAGTCCGCGCTTCACCGTGCCGTGCGCGACGCCCGGCTCATCGACCTGCGTCGCGAGCTGGTCGCCGCATCCACGGCCGACCTCCACGACACCGTGCTGAGCGAGCTCGCGGCAGTCGCGCGCTCGCAGCCCGGCCCGCTGGACGAGCGGCTGGCCCAGCGGATCGAAGCAGACCTGCGCGGCCTGGCCGAGGGGATGCTGCAACCCGCCGGCGACGGTGCGGCCGCCCTCGCCGACGCCGACCCCTGGTACGACAGTGAGCTGCACCGGGCGATCGAGGCCGCGCGCGACGAGGGCCTCACCGTCGACATCTCCGGGGATCGTGCGCCTTACGCCCGCCTCGACGAGGACGCGCGCCGGGCGTTGGGCCTCGCGGTACGCCAGTGCCTCGTGAACGTGGTCCGCCACTCGGGAAGCGCCAGCGCCGAGGTCGCCCTGTCTGCGGGCGCCGGCTCACTGTCGGTGATGGTGGTGGATGCCGGAAGCGGGTTCCCCGCCTCGGCGCCGGCCGGAGACCGGCTCGGTCTCCGCCAGTCCGTCGGCGATCGCATCGCCCGCGTCGGTGGGACCGTCGACATCTATTCGAGCACCGATGTGGGCACGACCGTCATCCTGACCGTCCCGACCGAGCCGGGCGCCGCGGTTCCCGGAGGTCGCGCCGGATGA
- a CDS encoding LLM class flavin-dependent oxidoreductase — translation MSATSIPLNVLDLASRPAGGSNADAVAGTIQLAQAAERLGYDRFWVAEHHGMPAIASSAPAVLIAGVAGATERIRVGSGGVMLPNHAPLVVAEQFGTLRALYGDRIDLGIGRAPGTDGATAMALRRSAEGLGVEDFPQQLLDLFGFFYGGMSDANPLNGVVAIPGLGDAPQIWLLGSSGYSAQVAAALGIRFAFAHHFAGENTEAALDLYRSRFEPSDALAEPHTMIAVNVVSDEDPETVRALSLPGQLSFLRMRRGLKPEPVSVEEALAYDFSPMEEEFIANRNARQAVGTPDEVKSRIDSLLASTQVDELMVSSGAATIEGRIRSLEIVREMYPAA, via the coding sequence GTGAGCGCCACCAGCATCCCCCTCAACGTCCTCGACCTCGCCAGCCGTCCCGCCGGAGGCAGCAATGCCGACGCCGTCGCCGGCACCATCCAGCTCGCTCAGGCGGCGGAGCGCCTCGGCTACGACCGCTTCTGGGTCGCCGAGCACCACGGGATGCCGGCCATCGCCTCCAGCGCCCCGGCCGTGCTCATCGCGGGCGTCGCCGGCGCAACGGAGCGGATCCGCGTCGGCAGCGGCGGCGTGATGCTCCCCAACCACGCGCCTCTGGTCGTCGCGGAACAGTTCGGCACCCTCCGGGCGCTGTACGGCGACCGCATCGACCTCGGCATCGGCCGCGCTCCGGGCACCGACGGGGCCACCGCCATGGCGCTGCGCCGCAGTGCCGAGGGCCTCGGGGTGGAGGACTTCCCGCAGCAGCTGCTCGACCTGTTCGGCTTCTTCTACGGCGGCATGAGCGATGCCAATCCACTGAACGGCGTCGTGGCCATCCCGGGCCTCGGCGACGCACCGCAGATCTGGCTGCTGGGCTCCAGCGGCTACAGCGCCCAGGTGGCCGCGGCGCTCGGGATCCGGTTCGCCTTCGCGCACCACTTCGCCGGAGAGAACACCGAGGCCGCCCTCGACCTCTACCGCTCGCGCTTCGAGCCGAGCGACGCGCTGGCAGAGCCGCACACGATGATCGCCGTCAACGTGGTCTCCGACGAGGACCCGGAGACCGTGCGCGCCCTGTCGCTGCCCGGCCAGCTGTCCTTCCTGCGGATGCGCCGCGGCCTGAAGCCGGAGCCGGTGAGCGTGGAAGAGGCGCTCGCCTACGACTTCAGTCCGATGGAGGAGGAGTTCATCGCCAACCGCAACGCGCGGCAGGCGGTGGGGACGCCGGACGAGGTGAAGTCGCGGATCGACTCGCTGCTCGCCTCCACGCAGGTCGACGAGTTGATGGTCTCCTCCGGCGCTGCGACCATCGAGGGCCGCATCCGTTCGCTCGAGATCGTCCGGGAGATGTACCCCGCCGCATGA
- a CDS encoding Rv2578c family radical SAM protein, whose product MRWSGQELSVDEPSALPGLARLNNLVRSVRTPDFAGITFHEVLAKSALNKIPGGGGPMPFGWTINPYRGCSHACVYCFARPTHTYLDLDSGKDFDNEIIVKVNVAEVLRKELAKPSWAHHPVALGTNTDPYQRAEGRYGLMPGIIDALADSGTPFSILTKGSLLRRDLDRLAEANERVPVDLAMSIAVYDDELQQSVEPGTPTTKARLATVTAVREHGLDCGVFLMPIIPYLTDTKAHLDDALRQAKEAGATYALYSALHLKPGVKEWFYLWLEREHPELLPQYRRMYGRGTYAPQEYRRWLAGRIKPLMRSYGLERGQEDPLTGGVRSSALGMLRDDEGERQPVGSAARSASGGSNAVRAARAAGHAGSSAEAPDAASIVSASLTGLGVQPTLF is encoded by the coding sequence ATGAGATGGAGCGGTCAGGAGTTGTCGGTCGACGAGCCCTCGGCGCTGCCGGGGCTCGCTCGACTGAACAACCTGGTGCGCTCCGTGCGCACACCCGACTTCGCCGGCATCACCTTCCACGAGGTGCTGGCGAAGTCGGCCCTCAACAAGATCCCCGGCGGGGGAGGGCCCATGCCGTTCGGCTGGACGATCAACCCGTACCGCGGCTGCTCGCACGCGTGCGTCTACTGCTTCGCCCGTCCCACGCACACCTACCTCGACCTCGACTCGGGCAAGGACTTCGACAACGAGATCATCGTCAAGGTGAACGTGGCCGAGGTGCTGCGCAAAGAGCTGGCGAAGCCGAGTTGGGCCCACCATCCGGTCGCACTCGGTACGAACACCGACCCGTATCAGCGTGCGGAGGGGCGCTACGGGCTGATGCCCGGCATCATCGATGCCCTCGCCGATTCCGGGACGCCGTTCAGCATCCTGACCAAGGGTTCGCTGCTGCGACGTGATCTGGATCGCCTCGCCGAGGCGAACGAGCGGGTTCCGGTCGACCTGGCGATGTCGATCGCGGTTTACGACGACGAGTTGCAGCAATCGGTCGAGCCCGGCACTCCGACCACGAAGGCCCGGCTCGCGACGGTCACGGCGGTGCGCGAGCACGGCCTCGATTGCGGCGTCTTCCTCATGCCGATCATCCCGTACCTCACCGATACGAAGGCGCACCTCGACGACGCCCTGCGTCAGGCGAAGGAAGCCGGAGCGACGTACGCGCTGTACTCCGCCCTGCATCTGAAGCCCGGTGTGAAGGAGTGGTTCTACCTCTGGCTCGAACGCGAGCATCCCGAACTCCTGCCCCAGTACCGGCGCATGTACGGCCGCGGCACGTACGCGCCGCAAGAGTACCGACGCTGGCTCGCCGGGCGGATCAAGCCGCTCATGCGGTCGTACGGGCTCGAACGCGGGCAGGAGGACCCTCTGACCGGAGGCGTCCGGTCGAGTGCGCTCGGGATGCTGCGCGACGACGAGGGGGAGCGGCAGCCGGTCGGCTCTGCCGCGCGAAGCGCTTCCGGCGGGTCGAACGCGGTCCGCGCGGCCCGCGCGGCCGGGCACGCGGGCTCGTCCGCGGAGGCTCCGGACGCCGCCTCGATCGTCAGTGCATCGCTCACAGGGTTGGGCGTGCAGCCGACCCTCTTCTGA